In Zerene cesonia ecotype Mississippi chromosome 17, Zerene_cesonia_1.1, whole genome shotgun sequence, a single genomic region encodes these proteins:
- the LOC119833508 gene encoding uncharacterized protein LOC119833508, giving the protein MLKYTPVWIFLSLILPLIDARGTNYYTNKMDCGPYGFVCDGVSRLRLCEEGNTLGPAFLCPSNTICNEESNEVCENISNYIDPALTKNVRCYRNERIADPNVPGCKGYILCIPNKNRFQGLKFQCTGRTVFNGYTRACTSPDKYRCPLGNNTSITNRYYSDGNRKGDTNRINGNGFTPYGTRVKPIECENYKFAVTDDEGPVRVTYFCPQRPAKGESVIRCTLFSNSFCISLERDEEDQFLQGAGSANRRPRKN; this is encoded by the exons atgttgaaatacaCTCCCGTGTGGATATTTTTGTCACTC ATCCTTCCGCTTATTGATGCTAGAGGAACAAActattacacaaataaaatggaCTGCGGACCGTATGGTTTTGTATGTGATGGAGTCTCACGGTTAAGACTTTGTGAAGAGGGCAATACGCTCGGTCCAGCTTTCTTATGTCCATCAAATACAATATGCAATGAAGAATCCAATGAAGTCTGTGAGaatattagtaattatatCGATCCAGCACTAACGAAGAACGTCCGATGCTACCGCAATGAGCGGATAGCAGATCCAAATGTTCCTGGCTGCAAAGGCTACATTTTGTGTAtaccaaataaaaatcgattccaAGGCCTAAAATTCCAATGTACAGGACGCACAGTTTTTAACGGCTATACGCGGGCATGCACCTCACCCGATAAATACAGATGTCCTCTGGGAAACAACACTTCAATTACAAACAGGTATTATTCAGACGGTAACAGGAAGGGTGATACCAATCGTATTAATGGGAATGGATTTACTCCATATGGAACAAGAGTAAAGCCTATTGaatgtgaaaattataaatttgctGTAACCGACGATGAAGGGCCTGTGCGCGTCACTTACTTCTGCCCACAGAGACCAGCTAAAGGAGAATCTGTTATTCGATGCACGCTGTTCTCGAATAGCTTTTGTATTTCCTTGGAAAGGGATGAGGAAGATCAATTTTTACAAGGCGCTGGATCGGCAAACAGACGACCtcgaaaaaattaa
- the LOC119833519 gene encoding protein PTCD3 homolog, mitochondrial isoform X2 — protein MKTPYVNADPEIEAYAPRPIYNDESKVTEEDLIYTINNALLDDAVKVYQLLGGSEGVKDELKLALLQLLCFYNEKEPIAAEWLEERWFAAATRERQAATWRLGGLADKIFAAMEPKTPEAYCTLIQGMAKYYQAERAHALAQEAIENGIPLSTDVYNSLLSCVGFLKEGTALRIEAMKSLLAQMNEQGLTPNNDTLISCLKSISAWGGGKALQTFALQIVSEMRKLNIQPGLGAYYHLLCLFCKERGPRIDILSTILSDLESRATLEPSDISDTHFFITAMGVCSEHLQDITLAERVHALLMKDDNYKLVGDAYKESIYYRHFVTVACRHAPFERTTQLLDTLIPNIYVPEPSVMEEIIRTLEVGGAGDRLAEAWSQLVVFGHAKRVKLLERLLEAFCNCYSYQDEDVKGKIRAAAADMLKFDQMMEEQVETGDRRTPMQQKLSASSLTNIIELCSDVTDKDDPSWEVVGEGLKRLREEQATGVPAKPEILVEVAKKAANVGKPGLSATAVTYLAECGFEEALTACTETLSVMLNRPVEEVETLLREPRASLQAALHPSALVIAEAYNLAKTGAPMDSSSSSGSDSDTSDED, from the exons ATGAAAACTCCATACGTTAACGCGGATCCCGAGATAGAGGCTTATGCCCCGAGGCCTATCTATAATGACGAGAGCAag gtaaCCGAAGAAGATCTCATATATACCATCAACAATGCCCTCCTAGATGATGCGGTCAAGGTTTACCAACTGCTAGGTGGTTCGGAAGGTGTCAAAGATGAGCTGAAGCTTGCCCTTTTGCAATTGCTTTGTTTTTACAACGAAAAAGAGCCGATTGCGGCTGAATGGCTGGAGGAAAGGTGGTTCGCTGCGGCCACTCGCGAGAGACAAGCTGCAACGTGGAG GTTAGGCGGACTTGCTGACAAAATTTTTGCTGCGATGGAACCTAAAACACCAGAAGCTTACTGTACACTGATTCAAGGAATGGCGAAGTATTATCAG gCTGAACGTGCGCACGCTCTAGCACAGGAAGCGATTGAAAATGGCATCCCTCTGTCCACAGATGTTTACAATTCTTTGCTAAGCTGTGTTGGGTTCTTGAAAGAGGGAACTGCTTTACGCATCGAAGCAATGAAATCTCTTCTGGCACAAATGAATGAACAG GGCCTCACACCAAACAATGACACATTGATCTCGTGTCTGAAGTCGATATCGGCCTGGGGCGGCGGCAAAGCATTGCAAACCTTCGCGTTACAAATTGTCAGCGAGATGAgaaaattgaatattcaacCCGGTCTCGGCGCGTATTATCATCTATTGTGCTTGTTCTGCAAAGAAC GAGGCCCACGCATAGATATCCTATCAACAATACTGAGCGACCTAGAAAGCAGAGCTACTCTGGAGCCATCCGATATTTCGGACACACACTTCTTTATTACGGCTATGGGGGTGTGCAGTGAACATTTGCAG GACATTACTTTAGCAGAGCGGGTACACGCGCTACTAATGAAAGACGATAATTATAAGTTGGTTGGAGACGCATACAAGGAAAGCATTTACTATAGACATTTTGTTACCGTTGCTTGCAG ACACGCGCCATTTGAAAGAACTACTCAGCTTCTGGATACGTTAATACCGAATATTTATGTGCCGGAACCTTCGGTGATGGAAgag ATAATAAGGACGCTAGAAGTGGGTGGCGCCGGCGACCGTTTGGCGGAGGCGTGGTCGCAGCTCGTCGTGTTCGGACACGCTAAGCGGGTCAAATTGCTCGAGAGGCTTCTAGAAGCTTTCTGCAATTGTTATTCTTATCAAG ATGAAGACGTGAAAGGAAAAATTCGCGCAGCCGCAGCCGATATGCTCAAATTTGACCAAATGATGGAGGAACAAGTCGAAACGGGAGATCGACGTACACCAATGCAACAAAA GTTATCAGCGTCGTCTTTGAcgaatataatagaattatgTTCGGACGTGACGGATAAAGACGATCCAAGTTGGGAGGTTGTTGGTGAGGGGTTGAAACGGCTGAGAGAGGAACAGGCCACCGGAGTACCAGCTAAACCTGAAATTCTAGTGGAAGTTGCCAAGAAAGCTGCCAACGTTGGCAAACCTGGACTGTCTGCt ACAGCCGTAACATACCTAGCGGAGTGTGGATTCGAAGAGGCACTAACAGCGTGCACAGAGACGTTAAGCGTGATGCTGAACCGGCCTGTGGAGGAGGTGGAGACTCTGCTGCGAGAGCCGCGCGCCTCGCTGCAGGCCGCCTTGCACCCGTCGGCTTTAGTCATTGCAGAAGCTTATAATTT AGCAAAGACCGGTGCGCCAATGGATTCATCGTCCAGTTCAGGAAGCGACAGCGATACATCAGAtgaagattaa
- the LOC119833519 gene encoding protein PTCD3 homolog, mitochondrial isoform X1, with amino-acid sequence MYSNITIQRQVARLARIFRSLSTLEGQKLPVGGKSIDGISPPPRIPRGPTDILQALAATVGVDPTAPHYKYHDDPFLIPQSNYRKRAYALSAEAGRKAAAWIRDEHATLFTTREWDPPLKMKTPYVNADPEIEAYAPRPIYNDESKVTEEDLIYTINNALLDDAVKVYQLLGGSEGVKDELKLALLQLLCFYNEKEPIAAEWLEERWFAAATRERQAATWRLGGLADKIFAAMEPKTPEAYCTLIQGMAKYYQAERAHALAQEAIENGIPLSTDVYNSLLSCVGFLKEGTALRIEAMKSLLAQMNEQGLTPNNDTLISCLKSISAWGGGKALQTFALQIVSEMRKLNIQPGLGAYYHLLCLFCKERGPRIDILSTILSDLESRATLEPSDISDTHFFITAMGVCSEHLQDITLAERVHALLMKDDNYKLVGDAYKESIYYRHFVTVACRHAPFERTTQLLDTLIPNIYVPEPSVMEEIIRTLEVGGAGDRLAEAWSQLVVFGHAKRVKLLERLLEAFCNCYSYQDEDVKGKIRAAAADMLKFDQMMEEQVETGDRRTPMQQKLSASSLTNIIELCSDVTDKDDPSWEVVGEGLKRLREEQATGVPAKPEILVEVAKKAANVGKPGLSATAVTYLAECGFEEALTACTETLSVMLNRPVEEVETLLREPRASLQAALHPSALVIAEAYNLAKTGAPMDSSSSSGSDSDTSDED; translated from the exons atgtattcaaatataacaatacaaag gcAAGTAGCCAGATTGGCTCGCATTTTCCGATCTTTGTCAACCTTGGAGGGGCAAAAACTACCTGTGGGCGGAAAATCAATAGACGGTATttcgccgccgccgcgcatCCCCCGCGGGCCCACGGACATTCTTCAGGCGTTAGCTGCGACAGTCGGTGTGGATCCTACAGCTCCACATTACAA gTATCATGACGATCCGTTCCTCATACCCCAGTCGAATTATCGTAAGCGGGCGTATGCGCTATCAGCGGAGGCGGGGCGCAAGGCGGCCGCATGGATAAGAGATGAACATGCCACTTTGTTCACTACAAGAGAATGGGATCCACCTTTGAAGATGAAAACTCCATACGTTAACGCGGATCCCGAGATAGAGGCTTATGCCCCGAGGCCTATCTATAATGACGAGAGCAag gtaaCCGAAGAAGATCTCATATATACCATCAACAATGCCCTCCTAGATGATGCGGTCAAGGTTTACCAACTGCTAGGTGGTTCGGAAGGTGTCAAAGATGAGCTGAAGCTTGCCCTTTTGCAATTGCTTTGTTTTTACAACGAAAAAGAGCCGATTGCGGCTGAATGGCTGGAGGAAAGGTGGTTCGCTGCGGCCACTCGCGAGAGACAAGCTGCAACGTGGAG GTTAGGCGGACTTGCTGACAAAATTTTTGCTGCGATGGAACCTAAAACACCAGAAGCTTACTGTACACTGATTCAAGGAATGGCGAAGTATTATCAG gCTGAACGTGCGCACGCTCTAGCACAGGAAGCGATTGAAAATGGCATCCCTCTGTCCACAGATGTTTACAATTCTTTGCTAAGCTGTGTTGGGTTCTTGAAAGAGGGAACTGCTTTACGCATCGAAGCAATGAAATCTCTTCTGGCACAAATGAATGAACAG GGCCTCACACCAAACAATGACACATTGATCTCGTGTCTGAAGTCGATATCGGCCTGGGGCGGCGGCAAAGCATTGCAAACCTTCGCGTTACAAATTGTCAGCGAGATGAgaaaattgaatattcaacCCGGTCTCGGCGCGTATTATCATCTATTGTGCTTGTTCTGCAAAGAAC GAGGCCCACGCATAGATATCCTATCAACAATACTGAGCGACCTAGAAAGCAGAGCTACTCTGGAGCCATCCGATATTTCGGACACACACTTCTTTATTACGGCTATGGGGGTGTGCAGTGAACATTTGCAG GACATTACTTTAGCAGAGCGGGTACACGCGCTACTAATGAAAGACGATAATTATAAGTTGGTTGGAGACGCATACAAGGAAAGCATTTACTATAGACATTTTGTTACCGTTGCTTGCAG ACACGCGCCATTTGAAAGAACTACTCAGCTTCTGGATACGTTAATACCGAATATTTATGTGCCGGAACCTTCGGTGATGGAAgag ATAATAAGGACGCTAGAAGTGGGTGGCGCCGGCGACCGTTTGGCGGAGGCGTGGTCGCAGCTCGTCGTGTTCGGACACGCTAAGCGGGTCAAATTGCTCGAGAGGCTTCTAGAAGCTTTCTGCAATTGTTATTCTTATCAAG ATGAAGACGTGAAAGGAAAAATTCGCGCAGCCGCAGCCGATATGCTCAAATTTGACCAAATGATGGAGGAACAAGTCGAAACGGGAGATCGACGTACACCAATGCAACAAAA GTTATCAGCGTCGTCTTTGAcgaatataatagaattatgTTCGGACGTGACGGATAAAGACGATCCAAGTTGGGAGGTTGTTGGTGAGGGGTTGAAACGGCTGAGAGAGGAACAGGCCACCGGAGTACCAGCTAAACCTGAAATTCTAGTGGAAGTTGCCAAGAAAGCTGCCAACGTTGGCAAACCTGGACTGTCTGCt ACAGCCGTAACATACCTAGCGGAGTGTGGATTCGAAGAGGCACTAACAGCGTGCACAGAGACGTTAAGCGTGATGCTGAACCGGCCTGTGGAGGAGGTGGAGACTCTGCTGCGAGAGCCGCGCGCCTCGCTGCAGGCCGCCTTGCACCCGTCGGCTTTAGTCATTGCAGAAGCTTATAATTT AGCAAAGACCGGTGCGCCAATGGATTCATCGTCCAGTTCAGGAAGCGACAGCGATACATCAGAtgaagattaa
- the LOC119833543 gene encoding uncharacterized protein LOC119833543: MHKFMGLFLLLGINNMSDACTQTGRFPNNSEPECRGFVMCLKGAAGFMQYNLVCPEHAIYSHIDNQCTNVTEYKCWPNYKCTKEENIVEPSNENCTSFISCVKDFNNTLLARLIECPVNMVFNGSTCVEKDVYQCPKKTETTNTVHVTIDNFSGNFTLNSVAPLSIQCLTVGVTIYLSLMIL, translated from the exons atgcataaatttATGGGATTATTTCTGCTTTTG ggcattaataatatgagtGATGCATGTACGCAAACAGGAAGATTCCCTAACAATTCGGAACCCGAATGCCGTGGTTTTGTAATGTGCTTGAAAGGTGCAGCAGGTTTCATGCAGTACAACCTTGTATGCCCTGAACATGCCATATACAGCCACATAGATAACCAATGCACGAATGTCACCGAGTACAAATGCTGGCCCAATTACAAGTGTACTAAAGAAGAAAATATCGTTGAACCTTCCAACGAAAACTGTACATCTTTTATATCATGTGTCAAGGATTTCAATAATACCTTATTAGCAAGACTCATCGAGTGTCCTGTGAACATGGTATTTAATGGAAGTACGTGCGTCGAAAAAGACGTCTATCAGTGCCCCAAAAAAACAGAGACGACTAACACAGTACATGTtacaattgataatttttctgGGAATTTCACATTGAATTCAGTTGCTCCACTGTCAATACAATGTTTAACTGTTGGTGTAACAATATATCTCAGTTTAATGATTTTGTAA
- the LOC119833347 gene encoding uncharacterized protein LOC119833347, with protein sequence MGGKLSITIFLLVCLVWKAQAAVNCTATGVGRFADPADTTCKNYSLCALDSNTNTILTYNYSCPTTSVFNPTTRVCTTNYVCPTNGSTTNTTTTAVCTTDGFVADPSSTDCTTYIQCVNIGGTFSQTTLTCPSGTFYNPTTTFCEVSYTCPTTQTISCTSVGRIANTTDTTCQGYVLCVAATNGTLLQYSYTCPTTSLFNPNTRVCTTNYTCPN encoded by the exons ATGGGTGGAAAACTTagtattacaatttttcta cTTGTTTGTTTAGTGTGGAAGGCTCAAGCAGCCGTGAATTGTACGGCCACGGGCGTTGGTCGATTCGCAGATCCAGCCGACACCACATGCAAGAATTACAGTCTTTGTGCACTTGACAGTaacacaaatacaattttaacctACAACTACTCGTGCCCTACAACCTCAGTGTTCAACCCAACTACTAGGGTTTGTACTACTAATTATGTATGTCCTACAAATGGTTCCACAACAAATACGACCACGACAGCGGTATGCACTACTGATGGATTCGTCGCCGATCCGAGCTCAACGGACTGCACTACTTACATTCAATGTGTGAATATCGGCGGAACATTTAGTCAAACTACATTGACATGTCCAAGTGGTACGTTTTATAATCCAACTACGACATTTTGTGAAGTGAGTTATACATGTCCAACTACACAAACGATAAGCTGTACATCAGTTGGGAGAATAGCTAATACCACGGACACAACTTGCCAAGGATATGTATTGTGTGTTGCGGCAACAAATGGAACTTTATTGCAATATTCCTACACATGTCCCACGACATCTTTATTCAATCCGAACACACGAGTCTGCACAACTAACTACACTTGTCCCAATTAG